One Panthera leo isolate Ple1 chromosome B1, P.leo_Ple1_pat1.1, whole genome shotgun sequence DNA window includes the following coding sequences:
- the SPATA18 gene encoding mitochondria-eating protein isoform X3, giving the protein MLKSLQAQEESRHKNLEHRSPEHWSVDSRSSEPRTSEQRKLEQRVLDKRSTEHRPEVISDYEKQLQTLKDEIAVLSAEKAVLQGRSVRSRTPSPAPRSRSRSRSRSASPSTAVAKVRSPSPNRAKASSVARKAALLSRFSDAYSQARLDAQCLLRRCIDKAETVQRIIYVATVEAFHVAKMAFRHFKIRVRKSLTPSYAGCSNFEDAVSDYIICHLDLYDSQSSVNDVIRAMNVNPKISFPPEVDFCLLSDFIQEICCIAFAMQTLDPPLDIAFGADGEIFNDCKYRRSYDSDFTAPLVFYHVWPALMENDCVIMKGEAVTKRGAFWNSVRPVSRCRSRSLSPICPRSHIGLSTVSRSRSPSPIRCGLPRF; this is encoded by the exons GCTTAAATCTCTTCAGGCCCAGGAGGAAAGCCGCCACAAAAACTTAGAACACAGAAGCCCAGAGCACTGGAGTGTGGACTCCAGAAGCTCGGAGCCCAGGACCTCAGAGCAGAGGAAGTTGGAGCAGCGGGTCCTGGACAAGAGGAGTACAGAACACCGGCCCGAAGTGATATCCGATTATGAGAAACAGCTCCAGACGCTGAAGGACGAGATAGCGGTTTTGTCCGCTGAAAAAGCTGTACTCCAAGGAAG GTCGGTCCGGAGCCgcactcccagccctgccccgcgcagccgcagccgcagccgcagccgctcCGCCAGCCCCTCCACCGCAGTGGCCAAGGTCAGGAGCCCGTCGCCGAACCGCGCCAAAGCGTCCAGCGTGGCGCGCAAGGCTGCCCTCCTGTCCCGGTTCAGCGACGCCTACTCCCAGGCCCGCCTGGATGCACAGTGCTTGCTTCGACGCTGCATCGACAAAGCTGAGACGGTGCAGCGGATCATCTATGTCGCCACCGTG GAGGCATTCCACGTAGCTAAAATGGCATTCAGACACTTCAAGATCCGTGTGAGGAAATCGCTGACACCATCTTACGCAGGGTGCAGTAACTTTGAGGATGCCGTCTCGGATTATATCATTTGTCATCTTGATCTCTATGATTCCCAAAGCAGTGTTAAC gacGTGATCCGAGCCATGAATGTCAATCCCAAGATTTCATTTCCTCCTGAAGTTGACTTTTGCCTCCTCAGTGACTTCATCCAGGAGATATGTTGCATTGCTTTTGCAATGCAGACTTTAGACCCACCCCTAGATATTGCATTTGGGGCTGATGGAGAAATTTTTAATGATTGCAA gTACCGTCGCAGCTATGACTCCGATTTCACTGCTCCCTTGGTCTTCTATCACGTGTGGCCTGCTCTCATGGAGAATGACTGTGTCATTATGAAGGGAGAAGCTGTCACCAAGAGAGGGGCCTTT tggaATTCAGTGCGACCTGTAAGTCGATGTCGAAGCAGGAGTTTAAGTCCCATCTGCCCCCGTAGCCATATTGGTTTAAGCACG GTATCTCGAAGCCGGAGTCCTTCTCCAATAAGATGTGGATTGCCAA GGTTTTAA